A stretch of Sulfurimonas sp. DNA encodes these proteins:
- a CDS encoding site-specific integrase: MKIKSRNNKLYLHFSHNGQMVRKSMKMEDTAKNRTILQKQIIPEIQRQLVMGEFFEKENVPTLDKFAEISFSMHKQNRRESTQKQYQEIYNLHIKSVFGTTRIDKIKRSELFLWQNDLLAKLTGKTVRSIRTVLMTILEDAYKEEIIEKNYLKLVNAPKTEETREKKPFSVEEIYQIIDNAPQNIKAYFAVGFFTGMRTGEIIALKWENIDFENWIIKVRHSIRDGRFTPPKTKSSIRDIEILEALKKYLLAHRKISDENSVFVFETQKGQPFSRSDKISSHYWKKVLEQQNIPYRNLYQMRHTFASQMLMNNEDILWTSQMLGHKDSSMTLEKYARYIPQKNIKRAVFLER; this comes from the coding sequence ATGAAAATCAAATCAAGAAACAATAAATTATATTTACACTTTTCACATAACGGACAAATGGTTCGTAAGTCAATGAAAATGGAAGATACTGCCAAAAATAGAACTATTCTACAAAAGCAGATTATTCCTGAAATTCAAAGACAATTAGTGATGGGTGAGTTCTTTGAAAAAGAAAATGTACCTACACTTGATAAGTTTGCAGAAATTAGCTTTTCTATGCATAAACAAAATAGAAGAGAATCAACTCAAAAGCAATATCAAGAAATATACAATCTTCATATAAAATCAGTTTTTGGCACTACTAGAATTGATAAAATTAAACGCTCTGAACTCTTTTTATGGCAGAATGATTTACTAGCAAAACTTACTGGCAAAACTGTAAGAAGCATAAGAACGGTTTTAATGACTATCTTAGAAGATGCCTACAAAGAAGAGATAATTGAAAAAAATTATCTAAAGTTGGTTAATGCTCCCAAAACTGAAGAAACTAGAGAAAAAAAGCCATTTAGCGTTGAAGAAATATATCAAATTATTGATAATGCACCGCAAAACATAAAAGCTTATTTTGCCGTTGGTTTTTTTACAGGTATGAGGACTGGCGAAATTATTGCTCTAAAATGGGAAAATATAGATTTTGAAAACTGGATTATAAAAGTTAGGCATAGTATTAGAGATGGTAGATTTACTCCACCTAAAACTAAATCTAGTATTCGAGATATTGAGATTTTAGAAGCATTAAAAAAGTATCTACTTGCGCATAGAAAAATATCTGATGAAAATAGCGTATTTGTTTTTGAAACTCAAAAAGGTCAGCCATTTAGCAGAAGTGACAAAATAAGTTCTCACTATTGGAAAAAAGTTTTAGAACAACAAAATATTCCATATAGAAATCTTTATCAGATGAGGCATACATTTGCTAGTCAAATGCTAATGAATAATGAAGATATACTTTGGACTTCTCAAATGTTAGGGCATAAAGACAGCTCAATGACACTTGAAAAATATGCTAGATATATTCCACAGAAAAATATTAAAAGGGCTGTTTTTTTAGAAAGATAA